From the genome of Pseudomonas putida:
GGCATGATGGACCCCATCACCAAGTACACCCACCAGTTCGCCTCGGCCGACAACATTCCGGCGCGCATGCGTGAAGCCTTCCGCCTGGCCGAAGAAGAGAAGCCGGGCGCCGTGCACCTGGAGCTGCCGGAAGACATCGCCGCCGAGCAGACCGATGCCCTGCCGATCCCGCGTAGCTTGCACCGTCGCCCGCTGGCCGAGCACGTGGCCATCGAAGCCGCCGTCGAGAAGCTGCAGAAGGCCCGCAGCCCGATCCTGGTGATCGGTGCCGGCGCCAACCGCAAGATGACCGCCAAGGTCCTCAAGCAACTGATCGACAACACTGGCATCCCGTTCATCACCACCCAGATGGGTAAAGGCGTGGTCGACGAGCGTCACCCACGCTTCCTCGGCAACGCTGCGCTGTCGTCCGGTGACTTCGTTCACCGCGCCATCGAAGCGGCCGACCTGATCATCAACATCGGCCACGACGTGATCGAGAAGCCGCCATTCTTCATGGTCCGTGGCGGCACCGAAGTCATTCACATCAGCTTCCGCTCGGCTGAGGTCGATGCCGTGTATTTCCCCCAGGTCGAAGTGATCGGCGACATCGCCAACGCCGTGTGGCAGATCGGCGAAGCGCTGGGCGACACCTCGCACTGGGACTTCACCCGCCTGCTGGCGATCCGCGAAGCCAACGAAGTGCAGATCGCCGAAGGCGCCGATGACGACCGCTTCCCGGTCTACCCGCAGCGCCTGGTCGCCGACATCCGTCGCGTGCTGCCGTCCGAAGGCATCGTGGCCCTGGACAACGGCATCTACAAGATCTGGTTCGCCCGCAACTATAAGGCGCACAAGCCCAACACCGTGCTGCTGGACAACGCCTTGGCGACGATGGGCGCTGGCCTGCCATCGGCCATGGCGGCGCACCTGGTGTACCCGGATCGCCCGGTGATCTCGGTGTGTGGCGACGGCGGCTTCATGATGAACAGCCAAGAGCTGGAAACCGCAGTCCGCCTGGGCATGCACATCACCGTGGTGATCCTGCGTGACGACGGCTACGGCATGATCCGCTGGAAGCAGGCCAACATGGGCTTCACCGATTTTGGCCTGGACTATGGCAACCCGGACTTCGTCAAGTACGCCGAAGCCTACGGTGCCAATGGCCACCGCGTCGAAAGCGCCGAGGCCTTGCTGCCGCTGCTCGAGCACTGCATCAAGACCCCAGGCGTGCACGTGATCGACTGCCCGGTCGACTACAGCGAGAACGACCGCATCCTCAACAGCGAGCTGCGTGAGCGCGCGCTGGCGGTGTAAGGCCTGATCCCGGCAAGCCGGCTCCAGCAGGAGCCGGCTTGCCGGCGATGCTTTTGTGCTAGGGTGCAGGCAAATCTGCCTTCCAGGACACCCACCCATGCTCCCCGCGCTCAGCGACAAAGAACTCGACCGCCTCGAAGACCTGCTGATCACCTACGGCAACGACTATTCGGTGCTCAACCTGGCCGAGCTCAACGGTTTCTTCACCGCCCTGGCCAGTTCCCCGACCCGCATCAATCCCGAGCAATGGCTGCCTGCCGTGGCCGGTGGCAAGGTCCCCAAATTCAAGAAACCCGCCCACGAAGAGGCCTACACGGCACTGATGCTGCGTTATGCCCATCAGATCGGCGAAACCCTGGCCGACGACCTTGAGCACTTCGAGCCGCTGTTCGAGCAGAGCGAAGCCGAGGAGGGGCCGGCAGTGATCATGGAAGAGTGGTGCTTCGGCTACATGCGCGGTACCCAGGTGGCCGGTTGGGGCGAACTGCCGCCCGAGCAGGACCGCTTGCTCAAGGCCATTTCGCTGCATGGGTTGGAAGACAATTTCGAAGTGCTCGATGCCATGAGTTTCGATGAACTGCAGGCGTGTGTGCCGCAGGTG
Proteins encoded in this window:
- a CDS encoding acetolactate synthase large subunit, which produces MAKAADVVVQCLENEGVEYVFGIPGEENLDLLESLRKSKIKLVLTRHEQSAGFMAATYGRLTGKTGVSLSTLGPGATNLVTASAYAYLGGMPMMMITGQKPIKKSKQGRFQIIDVCGMMDPITKYTHQFASADNIPARMREAFRLAEEEKPGAVHLELPEDIAAEQTDALPIPRSLHRRPLAEHVAIEAAVEKLQKARSPILVIGAGANRKMTAKVLKQLIDNTGIPFITTQMGKGVVDERHPRFLGNAALSSGDFVHRAIEAADLIINIGHDVIEKPPFFMVRGGTEVIHISFRSAEVDAVYFPQVEVIGDIANAVWQIGEALGDTSHWDFTRLLAIREANEVQIAEGADDDRFPVYPQRLVADIRRVLPSEGIVALDNGIYKIWFARNYKAHKPNTVLLDNALATMGAGLPSAMAAHLVYPDRPVISVCGDGGFMMNSQELETAVRLGMHITVVILRDDGYGMIRWKQANMGFTDFGLDYGNPDFVKYAEAYGANGHRVESAEALLPLLEHCIKTPGVHVIDCPVDYSENDRILNSELRERALAV
- a CDS encoding UPF0149 family protein, with product MLPALSDKELDRLEDLLITYGNDYSVLNLAELNGFFTALASSPTRINPEQWLPAVAGGKVPKFKKPAHEEAYTALMLRYAHQIGETLADDLEHFEPLFEQSEAEEGPAVIMEEWCFGYMRGTQVAGWGELPPEQDRLLKAISLHGLEDNFEVLDAMSFDELQACVPQVVEASRGLYRYQKQQRH